One Nicotiana sylvestris chromosome 12, ASM39365v2, whole genome shotgun sequence genomic window carries:
- the LOC104218590 gene encoding NAC domain-containing protein 78-like, translated as MTISSHNYGPYPVLGFRFRPTDEELIRYLLKFVSCKSFSFDHIRVENLYGKKKPSDIFENNFLGDDTKVNYFFTKLKRTKAGGSRFSRGLIGGGCWKGLDKHKPVFKGSKLVGFKKSFRYLEKDSRTEKSVDQEIKNIVWNMKEYSLNDSILKVLRQRNIIQHEDYVLCCIKRKSVHANDHKELGDHMEIADSGNNVVDVMNTMLSTTQEHELDYVTSSSEDQGIGFHDLCPSNQFASSEHNNAFDQLQLVDVQAQNIEEIAPSVQSHVEYVGSSSTTSNQFTYYL; from the coding sequence ATGACTATCAGCAGCCATAATTATGGTCCATATCCAGTACTGGGATTCAGGTTTCGACCCACTGATGAAGAGCTTATTCGCTATCTACTCAAATTCGTTTCGTGCAAGAGTTTCTCGTTTGATCATATTCGAGTTGAGAATCTTTACGGAAAAAAGAAGCCATCGGATATATTCGAAAACAATTTTCTGGGAGATGATACAAAGGTAAACTATTTCTTTACTAAGTTGAAGAGAACAAAAGCGGGTGGTTCAAGGTTCAGTCGAGGGCTGATCGGAGGAGGCTGTTGGAAAGGACTTGACAAACACAAACCAGTTTTTAAAGGGTCAAAGTTGGTTGGGTTCAAGAAAAGTTTTCGATATCTTGAAAAAGACAGCCGCACGGAGAAAAGTGTCGATCAAGAAATTAAAAATATTGTTTGGAATATGAAAGAGTATAGTCTTAATGACAGCATACTAAAGGTGTTAAGACAACGAAATATAATTCAGCATGAGGACTATGTTTTGTGCTGCATTAAGCGTAAATCTGTACATGCTAATGATCATAAGGAATTAGGAGATCATATGGAAATAGCGGACAGTGGAAACAACGTTGTTGATGTTATGAATACCATGCTTTCGACAACTCAAGAACATGAGCTTGACTATGTTACAAGTTCTTCAGAGGATCAAGGGATAGGTTTTCACGATTTGTGTCCTTCCAATCAATTCGCATCATCCGAACATAATAATGCGTTTGATCAGTTGCAATTAGTGGATGTACAAGCGCAGAATATTGAAGAGATCGCACCTTCAGTTCAAAGTCATGTTGAATATGTTGGAAGTTCTTCGACAACTTCAAATCAATTCACGTActacttgtga